The DNA region TGAAATCTTCGGCAAATTCCGTATCGCTGTCCCCGGATTCCCGGGTTTTGTTGATTTCCGCCGTTTGGTCTTCTGCTTTGGCTTGCTGGTTGGGCTTATGATCCATTCGAAAAAACACCTCCTAGGTTGCGATCTCTTCGCACTTTAGGATGCACTTTCCATTCCCGTTTATGCATAAAGGGGGGATTCGTCAGATCACCATGGCTCTATCGAATAAATCCCCATCGCGTCCGGCCTGCTCCGCAGGATGATGAACGGTTCGGATAAACCGCATCGTCCCGGTTTTGGCCCGCAGCACCATGGAATGCGTTTCGGCGCGCTGGTTCGTCAGGTCCCTTACCCCGCCCAAAAAATCTCCATTAGTTATGCCGGTTGCGGCAAAAATGACATCGTCGTTCCCCACCAGATCTTTCATCAATAATACCTGATTGGGGTCGGCAAGTCCCATCGCGATGCAGCGCTCGTATTGTACCTGGCCGTCCGGCATTAACCGGCCCTGGAATTCGCCGCCCAAAGCTTTCAGCGCAGCAGCGGCCAACACGCCTTCCGGCGCGCCGCCCGAGCCAAGATAAAGATCGATGCCCGTTTCCGGAAAAGCGGGAGCCATCGCCCCGGCGACATCGCCATCGGGCAAAAGATTAATCCGCACACCGCACTCGCGCAGCGTGTCAATCAACGTTTGATGTCTCACGCGGTCAAGCACCATTACGCTTAAATCGGATATTTTCTTCCCCAGCGTTTCGGCGGCTTTAGCTAACGTAACTTCCACAGGATCAAGCAAACTAAGCTTCCCTGCCAATGCAGGCCCTACTGCCAATTTTTCCATATACATGTCGGGCGCGTGCAGCAAATTGCCTTTCGGGGCGATCGCGATGACCGACAAAGCGTTGCTGAGGCCGTTTGCCACCAGCGAAGTGCCTTCCAGCGGATCCACCGCTACGTCAACCTCCACGCCATGCCAGTTCCCCACCTTCTCTCCGATGTACAGCATCGGAGCCTCATCCATTTCGCCTTCGCCAATGACGACGGTTCCCTTAATGGATAAGGAGTCGAGCGTGCTTCTCATCGCCGAGGTTGCCGCATCGTCAGCGCTGGTCTTATCTCCTCTGCCAATCCATGGCGCCGATTGCAGCGCGGCCATTTCCGTAACGCGAACGACCGCCAACTCTAATTCACGGTTCAAACTAGTTTCCACCTTTCTTTATCCATCAAGGTTTAGGTAATTTTTTGTAGTTCCACTATAATACGAATCAAGTCATTTAAGAAATTAATATATTTTACTGTGGATATAGATGAGATTTATAGACCCAAAGATCCGGGCTAATTGCCGCAGTTAAAAATTCGACAAAAAAAGGCCGCGGCCGAATCGTTATATAATTACTCGCGAATTGTCAATAGGCCGAAAAATATTGCCCTTGACTTTTCATAAAGGCCGTACGGGGCTTGACAGCCGTGTGCTATATTTAAAGTGAGATTCCGCGGAAGAAGTCGTCTATTTTTAAGAAAGGAGAGGGATCAGAGATGCTTGAAAATCGCGGGGACAAGGAGTTCGCTCAGGATCAACAATTATACTTCCTGTGGAAAGATCGGCGGGAATGTACGGTCATCACCAAAAATGGCGTCCCCCTCAAGGGAACGGTTGAATTATTCGATAAATATGTCATCTTGTTTCGCACGCTCTCCGGTAAACAGAGCATGATTTACAAACACGCATTATCCACGATCATTGCCGAACCTACAAATAAAACTACCAGTTAACTCTCTAACGAAACACAGGAGGCGTTCAATGTTTCAGTACAGCAATCAAACTTATGAAGGAGTAAACTTTGGCACGCAAGATTTAAAATACGGCGAACTCATCGGCTGCACATTTAACCGCTGCTCATTTTCTAACGGATCACTGGA from Paenibacillus macerans includes:
- the glpX gene encoding class II fructose-bisphosphatase; translated protein: MNRELELAVVRVTEMAALQSAPWIGRGDKTSADDAATSAMRSTLDSLSIKGTVVIGEGEMDEAPMLYIGEKVGNWHGVEVDVAVDPLEGTSLVANGLSNALSVIAIAPKGNLLHAPDMYMEKLAVGPALAGKLSLLDPVEVTLAKAAETLGKKISDLSVMVLDRVRHQTLIDTLRECGVRINLLPDGDVAGAMAPAFPETGIDLYLGSGGAPEGVLAAAALKALGGEFQGRLMPDGQVQYERCIAMGLADPNQVLLMKDLVGNDDVIFAATGITNGDFLGGVRDLTNQRAETHSMVLRAKTGTMRFIRTVHHPAEQAGRDGDLFDRAMVI
- a CDS encoding RNA chaperone Hfq, with the translated sequence MLENRGDKEFAQDQQLYFLWKDRRECTVITKNGVPLKGTVELFDKYVILFRTLSGKQSMIYKHALSTIIAEPTNKTTS